From Fusarium oxysporum f. sp. lycopersici 4287 chromosome 10, whole genome shotgun sequence, the proteins below share one genomic window:
- a CDS encoding DNA polymerase delta subunit 3, whose protein sequence is MDEHKKFLADRLLSEEQPITYRVLSRALDVHVNTAKEMLYDFHSYQNAQKANSVHATYLIYGTKTPEKDESDGDVEMSGSSPEEPLSDEVPTSTLTLAREEELNDILAAYEQVVSIHVYSLSPHPQKDLSLLSDVASQLSEYSSNGDITATSKKYGVISNPNARRRERTIRPQASTSAPSQAVKTESAASKSTSKTTIKQETSAVKPEAKQMKPAKQESSAPSSKEGTPAPSGGKKPAPSLKRGVSGGIMQSFAKAAARPPKPKPAPKKEEDTTMALSDDGEADDSDIVATKSKSSVDSTDIKRKRQEREDALRKMMEDDDDEEEKEDSDKESEQADEEMEEAPEPEAEPEAKIQERKSSQNVRSLTTCISRKSTMLRYTGVSPYGKSFSEDEAPPPTKEAAPAPTPTPSSSTGSKSKKPAPKGQGNIMSFFSKK, encoded by the exons ATGGACGAACATAAAAAGTTTCTAGCAGATCGTCTGCTTAGTGAAGAACAACCG ATCACGTATCGGGTCTTGAGTAGAGCTTTGGATGTACATGTCAACACTGCCAAAGA GATGCTTTATGACTTTCACAGCTATCAAAATGCGCAGAAAGCTAACTCTGTTCATGCGACATATCTAATTTATGGCACCAAAACTCCAGAGAAGGACGAATCTGACGGCGATGTTGAAATGTCAGGCTCATCGCCCGAGGAGCCCCTTTCAGATGAGGTTCCGACTTCCACACTGACTCTGGCTCGGGAAGAAGAACTAAACG ATATTCTAGCTGCTTATGAGCAGGTAGTTTCGATCCACGTTTACAGTCTTTCACCTCATCCCCAAAAAGATCTTTCTCTCCTGTCAGATGTTGCATCTCAACTCTCGGAGTATTCATCAAATGGGGACATCACTGCCACATCTAAGAAGTATGGCGTTATTAGCAACCCGAACGCTCGAAGGAGAGAACGGACGATCCGACCTCAAGCGTCTACTTCAGCTCCCTCTCAGGCCGTCAAGACAGAGTCTGCTGCATCAAAGTCAACATCCAAGACAACGATCAAGCAAGAAACGTCAGCGGTGAAGCCCGAGGCAAAGCAAATGAAGCCTGCTAAACAGGAGTCTTCAGCTCCGTCGTCCAAGGAGGGAACACCAGCTCCAAGTGGCGGGAAGAAGCCAGCGCCATCTCTTAAACGAGGAGTATCTGGCGGTATCATGCAATCATTCGCAAAAGCGGCTGCACGACCACCTAAACCCAAGCCTGCccccaagaaggaagaggacaCAACTATGGCTCTCTCTGATGACGGTGAGGCAGATGACTCTGATATCGTGGCAACCAAGTCAAAGTCCAGTGTAGATTCTACCGATATCAAGCGAAAGCGCCAGGAACGTGAGGATGCACTACGAAAAATGAtggaagacgatgacgacgaagaggagaaggaagattcCGACAAGGAATCCGAGCAAGccgatgaagagatggaagaagcaCCAGAACCTGAGGCAGAGCCCGAGGCCAAGATTCAAGAAAGAAAGTCTTCGCAGAACGTGAGATCACTGACAACATGTATATCGCGGAAGAGCACTATGCTCAGGTACACTGGGGTGTCACCGT ATGGGAAATCCTtttctgaggatgaggctccCCCACCGACCAAAGAGGCAGCCCCTGCTCCTACACctacaccatcatcatctacAGGCTCCAAATCAAAGAAGCCGGCGCCAAAGGGACAGGGCAACATTATGTCGTTCTTTTCAAAGAAGTAG
- a CDS encoding E3 ubiquitin-protein ligase RAD18, with protein MADHDVPDSTDWLTTPLTALAAVESALRCQICKDFYKTPMITTCCHTFCSLCIRRVLSNEGKCPLCRASEQELKLRSNWAMEEAVQAFINARPATLELARNANTKKTSSKRKTVEDHHESGGAPDGKRLRSSTRLRNTRSAPSYTVLSEEYETVGDSEDGEGFQPEPEDGLVACPVCESRMKEWQVFKHLETCTGPVQKLRGTPGSSLNTSFSQQRHQTKAPDRLPAMNYSMFKDQALRKKMSDLGISNQGPRILLERRHKEWMTIWNSNCDAARPRKRHELLHDLDVWERTQGGRAPTTGRSVQNAAIIKDKDFDGAAWAAKHDSSFKDLIANAKRTRLEAKKKAEEAANESKTDGETIPQENSDRMQDHSADWRAVSRPSAFPSRPAEGIPGRPSHSDSPSPEPSHSQSKGHRGSNRDSSRHPSDTRRDRFSQDRIHSNPWPENYDRDS; from the exons ATGGCCGACCATGATGTCCCCGACTCTACAGACTGGCTCACGACGCCACTAACTGCCCTTGCCGCAGTCGAAAGCGCTTTACGATGTCAAATATGCAAGGACTTTTACAAAACCCCTATGATCACCACCTGCTGCCATACTTTCTGCTCGCTATGTATCCGCCGGGTCTTGTCCAATGAGGGCAAATGCCCACTGTGTCGCGCATCAGAGCAAGAGCTCAAGTTACGGAGCAATTGGGCAATGGAAGAAGCTGTGCAAGCATTCATCAATGCCAGACCAGCAACGCTAGAGCTGGCGCGAAACGCAAATACCAAGAAGACAAGCTCGAAACGAAAAACAGTCGAAGACCATCATGAGTCGGGGGGTGCGCCAGACGGCAAGCGACTACGGTCATCCACGCGACTGCGAAACACTCGATCCGCCCCCTCATATACAGTTCTTTCTGAAGAGTACGAGACTGTCGGAGACTCAGAGGATGGTGAGGGCTTTCAGCCGGAGCCAG AGGACGGCCTTGTCGCGTGCCCAGTTTGCGAAAGTCGAATGAAGGAATGGCAGGTTTTCAAGCACCTCGAGACATGTACAGGACCTGTACAAAAGCTACGGGGAACTCCTGGCAGTAGTTTAAACACCAGCTTCAGCCAACAGCGACATCAGACAAAGGCTCCGGACCGCCTCCCTGCAATGAATTACTCTATGTTCAAGGACCAAGCTTTGCGAAAGAAGATGTCTGATCTTGGTATTTCAAATCAGGGCCCTCGAATTCTTCTAGAGCGCCGACATAAAGAGTGGATGACGATATGGAATTCAAACTGCGACGCTGCACGCCCAAGGAAACGTCACGAATTGTTACATGATTTGGATGTCTGGGAACGGACACAAGGAGGACGAGCTCCAACAACAGGGCGATCTGTACAGAATGCAGCAatcatcaaagacaaagacttCGACGGTGCAGCATGGGCAGCTAAACATGATTCGTCCTTTAAAGACCTGATTGCAAATGCAAAGAGGACTAGGCTTGAGGCCAAAAAGAAGGCTGAAGAGGCTGCTAACGAGTCGAAAACGGACGGGGAAACAATACCACAAGAGAATAGCGATCGAATGCAAGACCATTCTGCAGACTGGCGGGCTGTGTCAAGACCCTCGGCTTTTCCGTCAAGACCGGCTGAAGGAATCCCAGGTCGACCGTCGCATTCCGATAGTCCATCGCCTGAGCCATCGCACTCTCAATCTAAGGGCCACCGAGGAAGCAATAGGGATTCGAGCAGACATCCATCAGACACCCGCAGGGACAGGTTCTCACAAGACCGAATACACAGCAACCCCTGGCCTGAGAACTACGATCGCGACTCGTAA